A stretch of Aedes aegypti strain LVP_AGWG chromosome 2, AaegL5.0 Primary Assembly, whole genome shotgun sequence DNA encodes these proteins:
- the LOC5578158 gene encoding cyclin-K, whose translation MPNWYYEKKDLRSTPSIRDGIDFETERRYRKEGARFIMQTGTSMGLGHNTVATGVVYFHRFYMFHSFKTFPRYVTACCCLFLAGKVEETPKKCKDIIKTARSMLSDQKFASFGDDPKEEVMTLERILLQTIKFDLQVEHPYSFLVKYAKCLKGDSAKLQKMVQMAWNFVNDSLSTTVSLQWEPEIIAVALIYLASKLSKFTVADWAGKQPEHLKWWDMFVQDVTMEILEDICHQVLDLYQQPNAPESPPDSPPQLPPSKSSPPMKRANISPPLTGKTCSPTMSNPPPKTTAPPPPVEIEANPIPKHITTDNSSHGGNYGAYPIYPIHQGPPPSQPPPYNSGVPPPSGPIPPPQPWQHYPHPHSNSGYYPPPGSAGGGGRNNYYPPQ comes from the exons ATGCCCAACTGGTACTACGAGAAGAAGGACCTCCGGAGCACGCCCTCGATCCGGGATGGAATCGACTTCGAGACGGAGCGCCGCTACCGGAAGGAAGGCGCTCGCTTCATCATGCAAACCGGCACCTCGATGGGCTTGGGCCACAATACGGTGGCCACTGGAGTTGTGTACTTTCACCGGTTCTACATGTTCCACTCGTTCAAGACCTTCCCCCGGTATGTGACCGCTTGCTGTTGTCTGTTTTTGGCCGGGAAGGTCGAGGAGACCCCGAAAAAGTGCAAAGACATCATCAAAACGGCCCGGTCGATGCTGTCGGATCAGAAGTTTGCCTCCTTCGGGGATGATCCCAAGGAGGAAGTTATGACTCTGGAACGGATCCTCCTGCAAACGATTAAATTTGATCTGCAGGTTGAGCATCCCTATTCGTTCTTGGTCAAGTACGCCAAGTGTCTCAAAGGGGACAGTGCCAAGCTCCAGAAGATGGTCCAAATGGCGTGGAACTTTGTGAACGATTCCCTGAGCACCACGGTGTCCCTCCAGTGGGAACCGGAAATCATCGCCGTGGCCCTCATCTATCTGGCCAGCAAGCTGAGCAAATTCACCGTGGCCGACTGGGCCGGAAAGCAGCCGGAACACCTAAAGTGGTGGGACATGTTCGTCCAGGACGTGACCATGGAAATCCTCGAGGACATTTGTCACCAGGTGTTGGATCTGTACCAGCAGCCGAATGCGCCGGAATCGCCACCGGATAGTCCGCCACAGCTGCCGCCCAGTAAGTCGTCTCCGCCGATGAAACGGGCCAATATATCGCCGCCGCTGACGGGGAAAACCTGTTCGCCCACCATGAGCAATCCGCCGCCGAAG ACCACGGCACCGCCCCCACCAGTCGAAATAGAAGCAAATCCCATTCCCAAACACATTACCACGGACAATTCATCCCACGGTGGAAACTACGGAGCGTATCCCATCTATCCCATTCATCAGGGGCCACCTCCTTCGCAACCGCCGCCGTACaattccggagttcctccaccATCTGGTCCAATTCCTCCGCCTCAACCCTGGCAGCATTATCCTCATCCGCACTCGAATAGTGGTTACTACCCGCCGCCTGGATCCGCTGGAGGTGGAGGACGGAACAATTACTATCCGCCCCAGTGA